One genomic region from Branchiostoma lanceolatum isolate klBraLanc5 chromosome 7, klBraLanc5.hap2, whole genome shotgun sequence encodes:
- the LOC136438185 gene encoding coiled-coil domain-containing protein 90B, mitochondrial-like — MAQPMIMRLARHKGSSLRNFSGLLQIITHPGSACSEGHTTGRALSTAAIGGGHQCYHKRDVDLTPKVDRHLLFDTHTLVTRLETNGFTPEQAECVTLCLIEIMNSTLEKNQKELVSKLQQEIMMQQLMAHMSSIRKDMVILEKSEFSMLRNENDKLKGQVEQLKKTLKDDISKLKSGIALDINLEKSRTKEKESDLEKRIALTNNKIETDVAGLRTLLESSKADIIKYLAGSMLTCIAIASAFLFRLMFMK; from the exons ATGGCGCAGCCCATGATTATGAGGTTGGCTAGACACAAAGGCAGTAGTTTGAGGAACTTCAGCGGTCTCCTTCAAATCATCACACATCCCGGCAGTGCCTGTAGCGAAGGACACACCACTGGGCGCGCTCTTTCCACTGCCGCGATCGGAG GTGGTCACCAGTGCTACCACAAAAGGGACGTAGACTTGACCCCCAAGGTGGACAGACATCTGCTGTTTGATACCCACACTCTGGTGACCAGGCTGGAGACCAATG GGTTTACTCCGGAGCAGGCAGAATGTGTGACTCTGTGTCTGATAGAAATCATGAACAGCACCCTGGAGAAGAACCAGAAAGAGTTGGTCAGCAAACTCCAGCAG GAGATCATGATGCAGCAGCTGATGGCACACATGTCCTCCATCAGGAAGGACATGGTGATCCTGGAAAAGAGTGAGTTCTCCATGCTGCGCAATGAGAATGAT AAATTGAAAGGCCAAGTGGAGCAGCTGAAGAAAACTCTTAAA GATGATATCAGCAAATTGAAGAGTGGCATTGCTCTGGATATTAATCTGGAAAAAAGCAGGACTAAGGAAAAG GAATCAGACCTGGAGAAAAGAATTGCTCTGACTAACAACAAAATTGAGACAGATGTGGCTGGTTTGAGGACACTACTGGAGTCCTCCAAGGCAGACATCATCAAGTACCTGGCAGGGTCCATGCTGACCTGTATAGCCATAGCTTCAGCCTTCCTCTTTAGACTTATGTTCATGAAATAG